In Macadamia integrifolia cultivar HAES 741 chromosome 12, SCU_Mint_v3, whole genome shotgun sequence, the following are encoded in one genomic region:
- the LOC122057495 gene encoding disease resistance protein RUN1-like yields the protein MMKLLDVTSKDRRIVGIHGLGGVGKTTVARCVYNTVHHGFEGCSFIADVRETFQTRGAVHLQNLLVTNILNLRNPNITSIDQGIDMIKQRLSNKKVLIVLDDVDQNTDLKAIIGKRDWFGFGSRIIITTRDRHILDLLEVDGAYEPNDMDSDQSLKLFSKHAFKMDYPPKNYLELSKDVVKTTGGLPLALEVIGSSLFGRGELAWKDTVKKLAKIPDNAVQKKLRISYDGLSYEEKEIFLDIACFFIGIDKNIACYIWDGCGFFPGDGIDKLCLNALVKIDENNELRMHDQLRDLGREIVRQENFKEPGERSRLWSHEAALEVLSTRKGTRKVEGLCVTFLEWGNSQCIKREGFDAMTTLRLLQLDYAEVAGNFVLSFPELRWLSWKRCPTQFTLTNLRRLCVLDLSESDITENWMGWNYIKEAETLKFLNLSHCNQLYRTPDLSGNKQLEVLLLEKCGKLTTIDASIGHLKRLVILNMRGCTSLMHLPTSICELSSLKMLDIRNAIISQLPEALGRLEALTELYVNYSVTRLPSSIRHLRNLKILSSDFEFFNTFHRLLDFYFKGVSHMELEMDLPDLPPSLKYLDVSTCKMRSLPRLSNLTNLEVLHLCDCQKLVEIPTTINALTRLNSLHLKHCPLLQCISHLPSSLKSLSVYNCKNVREISGFSNMRMLVKLFLDHCKRLVKVGSLEGLVSLQQFEIENCHALRKLPKLWGLKNLWHLKFERDGLSEIEGLEGLYSLECLIIKRCQLLRRIPNLSDSKNLVDIQIQYCYELFEIGGLKGLDSLETLSVSYCPSLRKIQLPKKLYELEIFECGKLSKIEGLEDLESLTRFLLHSCESIIRLPDLSNLKTLKDLSICDLPLKNLYFEGLESLKNLSLYGSKSLEVLQYVSLLNNPKCLLPYGCEKLAKIQSVGRLESLEVLNVESCKKMKILADISNLTKLQALYIKHCEKLTEIQGVDRLEILKVLCMDGCISIETLPSLSKLKKLMILSAVDCEKLTKIQGVDELESLEELDFRGCISIETLSSLSKSKNLRTLSVVNCKKLTKIQGVDKLESLESFDVSGCITIETLPYLSNLTKLRILSAVDCKKLTEIQGVDELESLESFDVSGCISIETLPCLSNLKKLRILSVVNCKKLTGIQGVDELESLQDFNVDGCISMENFPCPKLKKDETPNCAIC from the exons ATGATGAAGTTACTAGACGTTACATCTAAAGATAGACGGATTGTGGGTATCCATGGCTTAGGTGGTGTTGGTAAGACAACAGTTGCTAGGTGTGTGTATAATACAGTCCATCATGGCTTTGAAGGATGTAGCTTTATAGCAGATGTTCGAGAAACTTTCCAAACAAGGGGAGCTGTCCATTTGCAAAATCTACTTGTCACTAATATCTTGAACCTAAGGAATCCAAACATTACTAGTATTGATCAAGGAATTGATATGATCAAGCAAAGATTATCCAACAAGAAAGTTCTTattgttcttgatgatgtggatcaAAATACTGATTTAAAAGCAATAATCGGGAAGcgtgattggtttggttttggaagTAGGATTATTATTACAACCAGGGATAGGCATATCTTAGATCTTCTTGAAGTAGACGGAGCTTACGAGCCCAATGACATGGATTCAGATCAATCTCTTAAACTATTTAGCAAACATGCCTTCAAAATGGACTATCCTCCGAAAAATTATTTGGAACTCTCAAAAGATGTAGTGAAAACTACTGGAGGACTTCCATTGGCTCTTGAGGTTATAGGTTCATCATTGTTTGGCAGAGGAGAATTAGCATGGAAAGACACAGTGAAGAAGTTGGCCAAAATTCCAGATAATGCAGTGCAGAAGAAGTTGAGAATAAGTTACGATGGATTAAGttatgaagagaaagagatattTCTTGATATTGCTTGTTTTTTTATCGGAATAGATAAGAACATTGCATGTTACATATGGGATGGTTGTGGTTTTTTCCCTGGAGATGGAATTGATAAGCTTTGCCTGAATGCACTGGTTAAGATTGATGAAAATAATGAGTTGAGGATGCATGACCAGCTAAGAGATCTTGGAAGAGAAATTGTTCGTCAAGAAAACTTTAAGGAGCCTGGGGAACGTAGTAGATTGTGGTCGCATGAGGCGGCATTGGAAGTATTGAGTACTCGAAAG GGAACAAGGAAAGTTGAAGGACTCTGTGTAACCTTCCTTGAATGGGGAAATAGCCAATGTATAAAGAGGGAAGGATTTGATGCAATGACAACACTAAGGTTACTTCAGCTCGATTATGCCGAGGTTGCTGGAAACTTCGTGCTCTCTTTTCCAGAATTGAGATGGCTTAGTTGGAAAAGATGCCCTACACAATTTACTCTAACCAATCTAAGGAGGTTGTGTGTTCTTGATCTGTCAGAGAGTGACATCACAGAAAATTGGATGGGTTGGAACTATATCAAG GAGGCAGAAACTCTTAAATTTCTCAACTTGAGTCATTGTAATCAACTATACCGAACTCCAGACTTGTCGGGAAATAAACAATTGGAGGTATTGCTTCTTGAAAAGTGTGGAAAGTTGACTACAATTGACGCATCCATTGGTCATCTTAAGAGGTTAGTCATATTGAACATGAGGGGCTGCACTAGTCTAATGCATCTCCCAACCAGCATTTGTGAGTTGAGTTCACTGAAAATGCTTGACATTAGAAATGCAATAATCAGCCAGTTACCAGAAGCATTGGGCCGCTTGGAAGCCTTAACGGAGCTTTATGTTAACTATTCTGTAACACGGTTACCTAGTTCAATACGTCATCTGAGAAACCTCAAAATTTTAAGttctgattttgaattttttaacaCCTTTCATAGGTtgttagatttttattttaaaggagTTTCACATATGGAGTTGGAGATGGATCTCCCAGACCTTCCTCCAAGTTTGAAATATTTGGATGTTTCGACATGCAAAATGAGATCACTCCCAAGGCTTTCAAATCTGACAAATTTAGAGGTATTGCACCTATGTGACTGTCAAAAACTGGTGGAGATACCAACTACCATCAATGCTCTTACAAGGCTGAACTCACTCCATTTAAAACATTGCCCTCTCCTCCAATGCATCTCACATCTTCCCTCAAGTCTGAAAAGCCTGAGTGTTTATAATTGTAAAAATGTGAGAGAAATATCAGGTTTCTCGAACATGAGAATGTTGGTGAAATTATTTCTTGATCATTGCAAGAGGCTAGTAAAAGTTGGAAGCCTTGAGGGATTAGTTTCCCTGCAGCAGTTTGAGATAGAGAACTGTCACGCATTAAGAAAATTACCAAAACTTTGGGGCTTGAAAAATTTGTGGCACTTAAAGTTCGAGAGAGATGGCTTATCTGAGATTGAAGGGCTTGAGGGATTGTACTCCCTGGAATGCTTGATTATAAAGAGATGCCAATTATTAAGAAGAATTCCAAATCTATCAGACTCGAAGAATCTTGTGGACATTCAAATCCAATACTGCTATGAGTTATTTGAGATTGGGGGACTTAAGGGATTGGACTCCCTGGAAACACTGTCTGTATCATATTGCCCATCATTGAGAAAGATACAACTTCCCAAAAAACTGTATGAATTAGAAATCTTTGAGTGTGGCAAGTTATCTAAGATTGAGGGTCTTgaggatttggaatctttgacaAGATTTCTCCTCCATAGCTGCGAATCAATCATAAGATTACCAGACTTATCCAACTTAAAGACATTGAAGGATCTAAGTATTTGTGACCTGCCACTAAAGAATCTCTACTTTGAGGGATTGGAATCCCTGAAAAATTTAAGCTTATATGGATCCAAATCATTAGAAGTATTACAATATGTCTCACTCTTGAATAACCCGAAATGTCTACTGCCCTATGGATGTGAGAAGTTAGCCAAGATCCAAAGTGTTGGCAGATTGGAGTCCTTGGAAGTATTGAATGTGGAAAGctgcaaaaaaatgaaaatattagcAGATATCTCGAACTTAACAAAACTACAGGCATTATACATCAAACATTGTGAGAAGCTTACTGAAATTCAGGGAGTTGATAGGTTGGAAATTCTAAAGGTCTTGTGTATGGATGGGTGCATTTCTATTGAAACATTACCAAGTCTGTCGAAGTTAAAGAAGTTGATGATTCTATCTGCTGTCGACTGCGAGAAATTAACCAAGATTCAAGGTGTGGATGAATTGGAATCATTAGAGGAGTTGGATTTTCGTGGGTGCATTTCTATTGAAACATTATCAAGTCTATCAAAGTCAAAGAACTTGAGGACTCTATCAGTTGTCAACTGCAAGAAGTTAACCAAGATTCAAGGTGTGGACAAGTTGGAATCTTTAGAGTCGTTCGATGTTAGTGGGTGCATTACTATCGAAACATTACCATATCTGTCAAACTTGACGAAGTTGAGGATTCTATCAGCTGTCGACTGCAAGAAGTTAACGGAGATTCAAGGTGTTGATGAGTTGGAATCCTTAGAGTCATTCGATGTTAGTGGGTGCATTTCTATTGAAACATTACCATGTCTGTCAAACTTAAAGAAGTTGAGGATTCTATCAGTTGTCAACTGCAAGAAGTTAACGGGGATTCAAGGTGTGGACGAGTTGGAATCCTTACAGGATTTCAATGTTGATGGATGCATTtctatggaaaattttccatgtcCAAAGTTAAAAAAAGATGAGACTCCTAACTGTGCAATATGTTAG
- the LOC122057963 gene encoding TMV resistance protein N-like, with protein MDQPPKHYLDLSKAVVRTTGGLPLALKVIGSYLFDKEKPASKDIVKKLATIPHDEVLKKLKISYDGLNYKHKEIFLDITCFFIGTDKNVPCYIWDGCGFFPRDGIQNLCQKSLIKISEKNVLLMHDQLRDLGRKIVRRENRKELGEHSRLWSHEALEVMSTQKSENKQLEVLLLERCYNLATIDASIGNLERLVKLNLSNCYELYRIPDLSANKQLEVLVLEDCKKLATIDASIGHLKKSIEILPNVSNLTKLQILEIEGCEKVTEIQGVDGLQTLVVLSIDGCISIERSPCLPNLKNLRRLLQLQEVDRESRTMCLNMVRSQYSGDNEGGNNTINGC; from the exons ATGGACCAACCTCCAAAACATTATTTGGATCTCTCAAAAGCTGTGGTAAGAACTACTGGAGGACTTCCTTTGGCTCTTAAGGTTATAGGTTCATACTTATTTGATAAAGAAAAACCAGCATCGAAAGATATAGTGAAGAAGTTAGCCACAATTCCACATGATGAAGTGCTGAAGAAGTTGAAAATAAGTTATGATGGATTAAATTATAAACATAAAGAGATATTTCTTGACATTACATGTTTTTTTATTGGAACGGATAAGAATGTTCCATGTTACATATGGGATGGCTGTGGTTTCTTCCCTAGAGATGGAATTCAAAATCTTTGCCAAAAGTCACTGATTAAGATTAGTGAAAAAAATGTGTTACTGATGCATGATCAGCTAAGAGATCTCGGAAGAAAAATTGTTCGCCGAGAAAACCGTAAGGAGCTTGGAGAACATAGTAGGTTGTGGTCGCATGAGGCATTGGAAGTAATGAGTACTCAAAAG TCAGAAAATAAACAATTGGAGGTATTGCTTCTTGAAAGATGTTATAATTTGGCTACAATTGATGCATCCATTGGTAATCTTGAGAGATTAGTCAAACTGAACTTGAGCAATTGTTATGAACTATACCGGATTCCAGACTTATCAGCAAACAAACAATTGGAGGTGTTGGTTCTTGAAGACTGTAAAAAGTTGGCTACAATTGACGCATCCATTGGTCATCTTAAGAA ATCAATTGAAATATTACCAAATGTCTCAAACTTAACAAAACTACAGATATTGGAGATCGAGGGTTGTGAGAAGGTAACTGAAATTCAGGGAGTTGATGGGTTGCAAACTCTAGTGGTCTTGAGTATCGATGGGTGCATTTCGATTGAAAGATCACCATGTCTGCCAAACTTAAAGAACCTGAGGAGACTATTACAACTGCAAGAAGTTGATCGAGAGTCAAG GACAATGTGCTTAAACATGGTACGTTCTCAGTACAGTGGTGACAATGAAGGTGGAAATAATACCATTAATGGTTGCTAA